CTCGGATGGCGGGGAGCCAGACATCTTGGATGGAAGCGTGCCACCGCCGCCGGACCCGGATGGCGGCGTGCCGGACGGTGGAACGATTCCGCCGCATGACTCGCAAGCCATCCGCAAGGAGAACGCGCGCCAGGGGACGACGGCGTGGCGCATCAAGAAAGCGGCCAACACCAACGAGATCGAGGGCTACGCGCTCGTCTCCACGGTGTCGCCGGGCGAGCGGGTGCCCATCGCGGTGTCGGTGACGGGCTCTCCGCGCAAGTTCAGCTGGGAGGTCTATCGGCTGGGCTACTACGGGGGCACGGGGGCGCGAGAGGTGGCGCGGGGTGGCCCGCTGCAGGCGGTGCCGCAGGCGCCGTGTCCGGCGCAGCAGCCCACGGGCATCGTCGCCTGCAACTGGACGCCGACGCTGGAGCTGGTGACGAACGGGTGGATGCGCGGGGTGTACGTGGTGAAGCTGGTGCGCGAGGACGGCTACCAGCGCTACGTGCCGTTCTTCGTGAGGGATCCGCTGCCTCGCTCGGAGGTGACGGTGATCATCCCGACCGCGACCTGGCAGGCCTACAACACGTGGGGCGGCACGAGCCTCTACGACGACAAGTTCCGCATCACCGGGGTGGGGCGCGGCTTCCAGGCCTCGTACGACAGGCCCTACTACCGCGGCTACGGCTCGGGCCACCTGCTGGACGATGACCAGGGCCTCATCATGTGGCTGGAGGCGCAGGGGCTGGACGTCACCTACGTGACCAACGAGGAGTTGGATCGCAGCGAGGACGCGCTGCGCGAGGCGAAGGTCCTCATCATGTCCGGGCACGACGAGTACTGGACGCGCACGCTGCGCGACCGTGCCGACAAGGCGCAGGCCGAGGGGCTGTCGATCATCAACCTCGGGGCGAACCAGGCCTACTGGCAGGTGCGGCTCGAGTCGGCGGCGGATGGCCGGCCGCGGCGCATCATCACCTGCTACAAGGGCGACGCGAGGGACCCGGTGGGGGTGAGGAGCCTGGACCGCTCGACGAAGTTCAGGGACCTGGCCACGCCGCGCCCGGAGAACTCGCTGCTGGGGGTGATGTTCTCCAGCCGCTGGCACCAGTTCGCCTTCCCGACGGTCATCACGAACCAGGGGCACTGGGCGCTGGAGGGCACGGGGCTGAGGAACGGGGACACGCTGTGGCGTGCCAACGGCTACGAGCAGGACCAGGTGGTGGACAACGGCCGGTCGCCCGCGGGGCTGGAGGTGCTGGCCGAGTCGCCCGCGTTGTCGCTGCAAGGGGCGTTCGGCTTCGGGCAGATGGTGGTGTTCCGCAAGGGGGACGCGTGGGTGTTCTCGGCGGGGGGCATCGACTTCGTGCACACGCTGGGGACGACGGAGGCGGCGGATCCGCGCGCGGCGCGCATCGTGGCCAACGTCCTCTACCGCGCGCTGGGGAGGCAGGTGCCGCAGGATCTGGTGGTGCTGCCGACGACGCAGCTGCCGCGAGCGCGAGGCCCCTACGCGACCGACGTGCGGACGGTGGCCGGGCAGCCGGGACGCCGGGGTGATCAGGACGGCGAGCCGGGCCGGGGGCTGCTGGCGGCGCCGGTGGCGGTGGCGGTGCTGCCCGGAGGTGGCTGGGCGGTGGCGGACGCGCTGGCGAACGAGGTGAAGCGGGTGGGGCCGGACGGGAGCATCTCGACGCTCTCCTCGGTGAAGCTGAATGGCCCGATGGGGATCGCCGCGGACGCACAGGGGAACGTCTACGTGGCGGACTCGGACAACTACTGCATCCGGCGCATCACGCCGGACGGGACGACGACGGTGTTCGCCGGGGCGGTGATGGAGCCGGGGCTGATGGACGGACCCGCGGCGCAGGCGCGCTTCAACCAGCCGGCGGGGCTGTTCGTCACGCCGCAGGGGGAGCTGCTGGTGGCGGACCTGGGCAACGGCGTCATCCGGCGGATCGATCTGCTGACTCCGGGCTATCCAGTGACGACGCTGCCGGCGAACCTGTGGCTGTACCGGCCGTCGGCGGTGGTGCAGGCGCCGGACGGGACGGTGTACGTGGTGGAGACGGGCATGTCGCGCGTGGTGGCGCTGCGCAACGGGACGGTGAGCGTGCTGGCTGGCTCTCCGCCGGGAGGCTTCGCGGAAGGGCAGGGCGAGGACGCGCGGATGCTGCCGTACCTGGGAATCGCGGTGCTGCCGGACGGGAGTCTGGCGGTGTCGGATCCGGGCAACTACCGGGTGCGGCGCATCTCTCCGCACGGGACGGTGACCACGCTGGCGGGCTCGGGCCGCTTCGGGGCTCGCGATGGGACGGGGGATGACGCGGACCTCGTGCTGCCGGCGGGTCTCGCGGTGGGTCCGGACGGGACGCTGTACGTGGCGGACTCGGGCAACGCGTTGCTGCGCGCCATCACGCCGTAGCGCGTGCCCGGCCACTGCGGAGACCCGCGGGTCGTCGACGCGGGTCTCCAGTGAGGATCAGCGTCCCGAGCGCATTCCGCCCGGAGGCGGACCCGGCCTGGGTTCCAGCTCCTGCCGCATGCGCCGCTGATCCGGCGTCGTCTCCTTCGGAAACTCCACGAAGTTGCACATCTCGCACAGCCGGCTGTAGATGCGCTCGCCCACACGCTCGCGCAGCAACTCCATCTCG
This is a stretch of genomic DNA from Archangium violaceum. It encodes these proteins:
- a CDS encoding N,N-dimethylformamidase beta subunit family domain-containing protein — encoded protein: MDGSVPPPPDPDGGVPDGGTIPPHDSQAIRKENARQGTTAWRIKKAANTNEIEGYALVSTVSPGERVPIAVSVTGSPRKFSWEVYRLGYYGGTGAREVARGGPLQAVPQAPCPAQQPTGIVACNWTPTLELVTNGWMRGVYVVKLVREDGYQRYVPFFVRDPLPRSEVTVIIPTATWQAYNTWGGTSLYDDKFRITGVGRGFQASYDRPYYRGYGSGHLLDDDQGLIMWLEAQGLDVTYVTNEELDRSEDALREAKVLIMSGHDEYWTRTLRDRADKAQAEGLSIINLGANQAYWQVRLESAADGRPRRIITCYKGDARDPVGVRSLDRSTKFRDLATPRPENSLLGVMFSSRWHQFAFPTVITNQGHWALEGTGLRNGDTLWRANGYEQDQVVDNGRSPAGLEVLAESPALSLQGAFGFGQMVVFRKGDAWVFSAGGIDFVHTLGTTEAADPRAARIVANVLYRALGRQVPQDLVVLPTTQLPRARGPYATDVRTVAGQPGRRGDQDGEPGRGLLAAPVAVAVLPGGGWAVADALANEVKRVGPDGSISTLSSVKLNGPMGIAADAQGNVYVADSDNYCIRRITPDGTTTVFAGAVMEPGLMDGPAAQARFNQPAGLFVTPQGELLVADLGNGVIRRIDLLTPGYPVTTLPANLWLYRPSAVVQAPDGTVYVVETGMSRVVALRNGTVSVLAGSPPGGFAEGQGEDARMLPYLGIAVLPDGSLAVSDPGNYRVRRISPHGTVTTLAGSGRFGARDGTGDDADLVLPAGLAVGPDGTLYVADSGNALLRAITP